The following are encoded in a window of Salinibacter ruber DSM 13855 genomic DNA:
- a CDS encoding thioredoxin family protein codes for MPDFFDEGRPHDGLRYEEYREAWSERLDTPPADDTDPEARRLHHYLEYNWDRQAQVHEAYAPSEPLREAVAAIEEPQLWMVLTEPWCGDSAFLLPVIAEAAALSDQVSLRILPRDENLDVMDQYLTDGSRSIPKLVVFSSDGAELFTWGPRPDAAARRFEELTEAYDDKMELIGEFLEHYEAGGWEDADAELAERLQAAVGSSPSVVDE; via the coding sequence ATGCCTGATTTTTTCGACGAGGGCCGTCCGCACGACGGGCTGCGATACGAGGAGTACCGAGAGGCGTGGTCTGAACGGCTGGACACGCCGCCCGCCGACGACACCGATCCGGAGGCGCGGCGCCTGCACCACTACCTCGAATACAATTGGGACCGGCAGGCGCAGGTCCACGAGGCCTACGCCCCGTCGGAGCCGCTCCGTGAGGCCGTGGCGGCCATCGAGGAGCCCCAGCTCTGGATGGTGCTCACCGAGCCGTGGTGTGGCGATTCGGCGTTCCTGCTCCCGGTGATTGCGGAGGCGGCGGCCCTGTCCGATCAGGTGTCGCTCCGCATCCTGCCCCGGGATGAGAATCTGGACGTGATGGACCAGTACCTGACGGACGGAAGCCGCAGCATCCCGAAGCTCGTGGTGTTTTCCAGCGACGGGGCGGAGCTCTTCACGTGGGGCCCGCGGCCGGACGCGGCGGCCCGCCGGTTCGAGGAGCTGACGGAGGCGTACGACGACAAGATGGAGCTCATCGGCGAATTTCTGGAGCACTACGAGGCGGGCGGCTGGGAGGATGCCGA
- a CDS encoding tetratricopeptide repeat protein gives MIPHWRRFLLLCVLAGTALSPARAQQEAPRPADAFGGAVELYQQQLYPDAATAFATFRQAHASHVAAPQALYLEARAALAQGDDAGTRRLLSRLQREYPSHPRARTARLGLAQYYLDQGNPDRAKSQLQTIATAPSRPDEGAQALYLLGRTEQNQGNPNAALPYFKQVYSRYPNAELAPAALYARGVTQVRLERYDRATASFERLGEQFPDSPFSENLGTILGEVYYRVGQYENAATELQRRLPDLTGSTRARTLFLLGETYSALGRREDATTQYRLILEELPNSSYTTPARYGLAWQHYNAGRHAAAAEAFAAVRAADHPLADRATYYEAASRALTGARAEALELYRTFLDRAEAGPLATAAQYEVGLLHYRRERYDRAASAFRAATQQASSAGPRGEAFYWLGNAYLATDNLDSALDAYTEAIDRGAAPESVTAKVRFQKAWSLYRNGRYGEAGTEFQALADAHPETARGQEALFWGGDTFYQREQYGAARRQFQAYLDTSPDAPQRAGARYALAWTYFKQRRFEPAARSFRRFLDVYDRDSMSDVPYRQDARLRLADCYFALKRYDDARAAYDRVDGAGVEYALYQGGRALYYAGQPGAARDRLRRFVDDFPDSPLRPDALYRLGDIHFQEQRYEAARDAFTQLLDDHPETARAAEAQYAIGDTHYNAGEMKDAVQAYRAVLETYPESPSASEAASSLFFALNAAGQQDRADKLIAAIANRVPDANMEDRLRYHRARAAYQRGDSKRALRLFRTFVRTTSTEARVPDAYYYLGLLYADTDQYEEAKNYLRQLTDQYPDSEYLSDASLRLGEIYLEEGANEQAAAAYRTAAEQDDTRDELRAQARYGQSQALLQLGRTSAADTLLSQILEAEPQGPLRNAARLGLGRVREEQGRTDEALDLYRRVIRASDGETGAEALYRLGRQLRRQGNPQTAIRELERMPSLFAGHPEWEARALLEQARAYRARGETGQAVQLYDEVQQAYGGTPFAETAREEQQAIES, from the coding sequence ATGATTCCCCACTGGCGTCGATTTCTTCTCCTCTGCGTGCTGGCGGGGACGGCCTTGTCCCCGGCCCGGGCCCAACAGGAGGCCCCTCGGCCGGCGGACGCATTTGGGGGGGCGGTGGAGCTGTACCAGCAGCAGCTCTATCCGGACGCGGCCACGGCGTTCGCTACGTTTCGACAGGCCCACGCGTCCCACGTTGCGGCCCCGCAGGCCCTCTACCTGGAAGCGCGGGCCGCCCTGGCGCAGGGAGACGACGCGGGCACCCGACGCCTGCTCAGCCGGCTTCAACGCGAGTATCCGTCGCACCCGCGGGCCCGGACCGCCCGGCTCGGGCTGGCACAGTACTACCTGGATCAGGGGAATCCCGACCGGGCCAAGTCGCAACTCCAAACCATCGCGACGGCCCCCAGTCGCCCGGACGAGGGCGCGCAGGCCCTCTACCTCTTGGGCCGGACGGAGCAGAATCAGGGCAACCCCAACGCCGCCCTCCCCTACTTCAAACAGGTTTACTCCCGCTACCCCAACGCCGAGTTGGCCCCAGCGGCCCTGTACGCCCGGGGCGTCACTCAGGTGCGACTGGAGCGCTACGACCGGGCCACGGCCTCGTTCGAGCGGCTCGGCGAGCAATTTCCGGACTCCCCGTTTTCGGAAAACCTGGGCACCATTCTGGGCGAAGTGTACTACCGGGTTGGCCAGTACGAGAATGCCGCCACGGAGCTGCAGCGACGCCTTCCGGATCTCACCGGCTCCACTCGCGCCCGCACCCTGTTCCTGCTCGGCGAGACGTACAGTGCCCTCGGGCGCCGAGAGGACGCCACAACGCAGTACCGGTTGATTCTGGAGGAGCTGCCGAACAGCTCGTACACAACTCCTGCCCGCTACGGGCTCGCGTGGCAGCACTACAACGCGGGGCGGCACGCGGCCGCCGCCGAGGCCTTCGCGGCGGTGCGCGCAGCGGACCATCCGCTCGCCGACAGGGCAACGTACTACGAGGCCGCGAGTCGGGCCCTCACCGGCGCCCGGGCGGAGGCCCTGGAGCTGTACCGCACCTTCCTCGATCGGGCCGAGGCGGGTCCGCTGGCAACCGCGGCCCAGTACGAGGTCGGCCTGCTTCACTACCGACGGGAGCGCTACGACCGAGCGGCCTCGGCCTTCCGCGCCGCCACCCAACAGGCCTCGTCGGCGGGGCCGCGCGGCGAGGCATTCTACTGGCTCGGCAATGCCTACCTGGCGACCGACAATCTGGACTCGGCCCTAGATGCGTATACTGAGGCGATCGATCGGGGGGCCGCTCCCGAGTCGGTAACCGCCAAGGTGCGGTTCCAAAAGGCATGGTCCCTGTACCGCAACGGGCGCTACGGCGAGGCGGGCACGGAATTCCAGGCCCTCGCCGACGCTCACCCTGAAACGGCCCGGGGCCAGGAGGCGCTCTTCTGGGGGGGCGACACGTTCTATCAGCGGGAGCAATACGGAGCGGCCCGACGACAATTCCAGGCGTACCTGGACACCAGCCCGGACGCACCGCAGCGAGCGGGCGCGCGGTACGCCCTTGCCTGGACGTATTTCAAGCAACGTCGCTTCGAGCCCGCCGCCCGGTCGTTTCGCCGGTTTCTGGACGTGTACGACAGGGACTCCATGTCCGACGTCCCGTACCGGCAGGACGCCCGCCTTCGATTGGCGGACTGCTACTTTGCCCTCAAGCGGTACGACGACGCCCGGGCGGCGTACGACCGCGTCGACGGGGCAGGCGTCGAGTACGCGCTCTACCAGGGAGGGCGGGCCCTGTACTACGCGGGCCAACCGGGCGCCGCCCGCGATCGCCTCCGTCGCTTCGTCGACGACTTTCCCGACAGTCCCCTCCGCCCCGATGCGCTGTACCGCCTCGGGGACATTCACTTCCAGGAACAGCGCTACGAGGCCGCCCGGGACGCCTTCACTCAACTGCTCGACGATCACCCCGAGACGGCCCGTGCCGCCGAGGCCCAGTACGCGATCGGGGACACCCACTACAACGCGGGCGAGATGAAGGACGCTGTGCAGGCCTACCGCGCCGTCCTCGAAACCTATCCCGAAAGCCCCTCCGCCAGTGAGGCGGCCTCCAGCCTCTTCTTTGCCCTCAACGCCGCGGGCCAACAGGATCGCGCCGACAAGCTCATCGCGGCGATCGCAAACCGCGTGCCGGACGCCAACATGGAGGACCGCCTGCGCTACCACCGGGCCCGGGCCGCGTACCAGCGCGGCGACTCGAAGCGGGCCCTCCGCCTCTTCCGCACGTTTGTGCGCACAACCTCCACCGAGGCGCGCGTGCCGGACGCGTATTACTATCTCGGGCTCTTGTACGCCGACACCGACCAGTACGAGGAGGCCAAAAACTACCTCCGGCAACTCACGGACCAGTACCCCGACAGCGAATACCTCTCGGATGCCAGCCTTCGGCTCGGGGAGATTTACCTCGAGGAAGGGGCCAACGAGCAGGCCGCGGCGGCCTACCGCACCGCCGCCGAGCAGGACGACACCCGGGACGAGCTGCGGGCCCAGGCCCGGTACGGCCAGAGCCAGGCCCTCCTGCAGCTCGGCCGCACCAGCGCGGCCGACACCCTCCTGTCCCAGATTCTGGAGGCCGAGCCCCAGGGCCCCCTCCGAAATGCCGCGCGGCTCGGCCTCGGACGGGTTCGAGAGGAGCAGGGGCGCACCGACGAGGCGCTCGACCTCTACCGGCGTGTCATTCGCGCGTCGGATGGGGAAACCGGCGCCGAGGCGCTGTACCGCCTCGGGCGGCAGCTTCGGCGGCAGGGAAATCCCCAGACCGCCATCCGTGAACTGGAGCGCATGCCGTCCCTCTTCGCCGGACACCCCGAGTGGGAGGCCCGGGCGCTGCTCGAACAGGCCCGGGCGTACCGCGCCCGGGGCGAGACCGGCCAGGCCGTTCAGCTGTACGACGAGGTGCAGCAGGCCTACGGCGGCACTCCGTTTGCCGAGACGGCCCGGGAAGAACAACAGGCAATTGAATCGTAG
- a CDS encoding HU family DNA-binding protein → MESPSAEDVIEAFTDVVQDQLDTGNAVEVPGLGTFSVEHRPSGVQEEDGVRRLAPPRNEVVFTPEPGA, encoded by the coding sequence ATGGAGTCCCCTTCCGCCGAAGACGTCATCGAGGCGTTCACCGACGTGGTCCAGGATCAACTGGACACCGGAAACGCCGTAGAGGTGCCGGGCCTCGGCACGTTTTCCGTTGAGCACCGCCCGAGCGGGGTGCAGGAGGAGGACGGCGTTCGTCGTCTCGCCCCGCCCCGCAACGAGGTCGTCTTCACCCCAGAACCGGGCGCGTGA
- a CDS encoding SPOR domain-containing protein produces MPTSIIPLLAERLDIPEDQVRPLLSTMVEELRQRAASDGVQLSGLGTFREDGDALTFDPSPALQRRVNRPYEGLSAESLSPEAEPDPSSAQDPSEEAAPSPASDADQDEDLAQDRPPAQPNADTRSPDSFTILSGVLAALFLAGAGWFVVTQTNVLGPTQNPPPTATETPADQTGRNATADSASDSQSVDSTVPEDEASDVRDWTIVVASSSSRGGAQEAADRYASQFDSVAVVSGTVDNTTWYRVTIGRYASESTAERVLSERADALPSDAWTHRLE; encoded by the coding sequence ATGCCCACATCCATCATCCCCCTCCTCGCGGAGCGGCTCGACATTCCGGAGGACCAGGTCCGCCCCCTGCTGAGCACCATGGTGGAGGAGCTCCGCCAGCGCGCCGCGTCCGATGGCGTTCAGCTGTCCGGGCTCGGCACGTTTCGGGAGGACGGCGACGCCCTCACCTTCGACCCCAGCCCGGCGCTGCAACGACGCGTCAATCGGCCGTACGAGGGCCTCTCCGCGGAGTCCCTCTCCCCTGAAGCCGAGCCCGACCCGTCCTCCGCCCAGGATCCCTCCGAGGAGGCCGCGCCGTCCCCGGCGTCGGACGCCGATCAGGACGAGGACCTCGCGCAGGACCGCCCCCCGGCCCAGCCCAACGCCGACACCCGCTCCCCGGACTCTTTCACGATCCTCAGTGGCGTGCTCGCGGCCCTCTTCCTTGCCGGGGCCGGATGGTTCGTGGTCACCCAGACAAACGTGTTGGGCCCGACCCAGAACCCGCCCCCCACGGCCACCGAGACGCCGGCCGACCAGACCGGGCGTAACGCCACCGCGGATTCCGCCTCTGACTCCCAGTCTGTCGACTCGACGGTCCCCGAGGACGAGGCCTCGGACGTTCGGGACTGGACCATCGTCGTGGCCTCCAGCTCCTCCCGCGGCGGTGCACAGGAGGCCGCGGACCGGTATGCCTCCCAGTTTGACTCCGTCGCCGTCGTGTCCGGAACGGTGGACAATACGACGTGGTACCGCGTGACGATTGGGCGGTATGCCTCCGAGTCGACCGCCGAACGCGTCCTCTCCGAGCGGGCCGATGCCCTCCCGTCGGACGCGTGGACCCACCGCCTCGAATAG
- a CDS encoding MotA/TolQ/ExbB proton channel family protein, producing the protein MPSSLLTAATVLPQQVDTTALDTTQTASGQASSLLDILVLGGWVMVPLVLLSLLTIYLLVERLITIRQAASDPEAITDRVREFVRSGNVEAAIQYCEEKNVPITRILQQGLERLGRPISEIQDAVQAAGKHETFDLEKRTNLLASIAGIAPMLGFFGTVVGMIRAFQQIQNLQGNVNPSVLAGGIWEALITTAAGLLVGILALFSYNYLMGRIRRLSNDMERSATDFIDLLQEPVSPERSEELPS; encoded by the coding sequence GTGCCTTCTTCTTTGCTGACCGCCGCGACCGTCCTCCCTCAACAGGTGGACACCACGGCCCTCGACACCACCCAAACCGCATCGGGGCAGGCCTCCTCCCTCCTCGATATTCTGGTGCTGGGGGGGTGGGTGATGGTGCCACTGGTGTTGCTTTCCCTGCTCACCATCTACCTGCTGGTGGAGCGGCTCATCACGATCCGACAGGCCGCCTCCGACCCCGAGGCCATTACCGATCGGGTGCGCGAGTTCGTGCGCAGCGGCAACGTCGAGGCCGCCATCCAGTACTGTGAGGAGAAGAACGTGCCCATCACCCGCATTCTGCAGCAGGGCCTCGAGCGCCTGGGGCGGCCGATCTCCGAGATTCAGGACGCCGTGCAGGCCGCGGGCAAGCACGAAACCTTTGACTTGGAGAAGCGGACGAACCTGCTCGCCAGCATCGCCGGCATTGCGCCCATGCTCGGCTTCTTCGGGACGGTGGTCGGCATGATCCGGGCGTTCCAGCAGATCCAAAACCTGCAGGGGAACGTGAACCCCTCCGTACTGGCAGGGGGGATTTGGGAGGCCCTGATCACGACCGCGGCGGGCCTGCTGGTCGGCATCCTGGCGCTCTTCTCGTACAACTACCTCATGGGGCGCATCCGGCGCCTATCGAACGACATGGAGCGCTCCGCCACGGACTTCATTGACCTACTGCAGGAGCCCGTCTCGCCGGAGCGGTCCGAGGAGCTGCCGTCGTAA
- a CDS encoding ExbD/TolR family protein translates to MPLDFSPSREPMTTFSLAGMTDVVLLLLIFFLLTSSFIPQMGIQVNLPQVDSASPVSEQSITVSLTKDGNYYVAGSPVPQARLVSELRARRTDQQFLIMRADQEARIGQFATVASAAQALNMRVLVATERAGQSR, encoded by the coding sequence ATGCCGCTCGACTTCTCCCCTTCCCGCGAGCCGATGACAACCTTCAGCCTCGCGGGCATGACGGACGTCGTCCTGCTCCTCCTCATTTTCTTCCTGCTCACCTCGAGCTTCATCCCGCAGATGGGGATTCAGGTAAACCTGCCCCAGGTGGACAGCGCGTCGCCCGTGTCGGAGCAGTCGATTACCGTGTCGCTCACAAAAGACGGCAACTACTACGTGGCCGGCTCGCCGGTGCCGCAGGCGCGCCTCGTGAGCGAGCTGCGCGCCCGCCGGACCGATCAGCAGTTCCTCATCATGCGGGCCGACCAGGAGGCCCGGATCGGCCAGTTCGCGACGGTTGCGTCCGCGGCTCAGGCCCTTAACATGCGTGTGCTCGTGGCGACGGAACGGGCCGGGCAGTCGCGGTAG